The sequence below is a genomic window from Papio anubis isolate 15944 chromosome X, Panubis1.0, whole genome shotgun sequence.
TAGTTGATAGTAATTAGAAGAATATTCAGGACAAGAAGCCAATAGCTTAATTCCAATCTAAAGTCCTCTACATGACAGGCCAGAAGATAGACTGAATGGGTATATGTGTATGGGGGATGGGTGCAGAGTATGatgcaggcaaaaaaaaaaagctaaattgcCTAAAATTAGACCTGTACCACAGAATACTTTGATTTGATCCATTTTCAAATTTGATGACTTATGATATTTATGATCTAATATATTGAACATGTTAAACAAGaaattctaattatattttaGCAGAAAGTATATATCAAGcaaattgtttctcttttctgtttttattgatttatcaTATCATCTAAATGATTTTCCAATtctctaaaaacataaatttaagatTAAGCTGTGTCTGTAAACATATCTTTCCTTAATAGACTCCCTGTCAATAATCTATTTTCAGATGATGAATATTGCCAAATAgacttaaactttttttaaaaaaaatttttttgagacagtcttgctttgtcacctaggctgaaatgcagtggcatgatctcggctagctgaaacctccacctcccaggttcaagcgattctcattcctcagcttcctgagtagctgggactacaggcacgtgccaccatgccctcctGATTtctgtagttttggtagagatagggtttcaccatgttggccaggctggtctggaactactgacctcacgtgatcttcctgcctcggtctcccaaagtgctgggattacaggcatgagccatcgcacctggccttgaattcatttttaaaagaaattaagggtCCAGGTGAGCGGGCGCGTCCCCGCGACGGCGCTGCCTCCCCGAGGCGGTTCACGTAAAGCCAACGAGGCCCTGCCGGCCAGCCGGGAAGGAGGCGTGGATATGGAGCTGGCGGCTGCCAAGCCCGGGGCCCGCGCCGCTGCCTAGCGCCTCCCGGGGGCTCTGTGGGGACGCGCCCCCCGCCGCAGCTCGGGGACCCGTAGAGCCCCGCGCTGCGCGGATGGCCCTGCTTCCGCGCCCCGCGCTCACCCTCCTGTTCCTCCTCATGGCCGCTGTTGTCAGGTGCCAGGAGGAGGCCCAGACCACCGACTGGAGGGCCACCCTGAAGACCATCCGGAACGGCGTTCATAAGATAGACACGTACCTGAACGCTGCCTTGGACCTCCTGGGAGGCGAGGACGGTCTCTGCCAGTATAAATGCAGTGACGGATCTAAGCCTTTCCCACGTTATGGTTATAAACCCTCCCCACCGAATGGATGTGGCTCTCCACTGTTTGGTGTTCATCTTAACATTGGTATCCCTTCCCTGACAAAGTGTTGCAACCAACACGACAGGTGCTATGAGACCTGTGGCAAAAGCAAGAATGACTGTGATGAGGAATTCCAATATTGCCTCTCCAAGATCTGCCGAGATGTACAGAAAACACTAGGACTCACTCAGCATGTTCAGGCATGTGAAACAACAGTGGAACTCTTGTTTGACAGTGTTATACATTTGGGTTGTAAACCATATCTGGACAGCCAACGAGCTGCATGCAGGTGTCATTATGAAGAAAAAACCGATCTTTAAAGGAGATGCTGACAGCTGGTGACAGATGAAGATGGAAGAACATAACCTTTGAcaaataattaatgtttttaCAACATAAAACTGTCTTATTTTTGTGAAAGGATTATTTTGAGACCTTACAATAATTTATATCTTGATGTTaaaacctcaaagaaaaaaaagtgagggagATAGGGGAGGGCACACTTGTCTTCTCAGGTATCTTCTCCGGCATTGCTTCCTAACTTATTATGCCAAACGTCTTGACCAGTATCAAAAACAAGTGCTTGTTAAGCggagaatatttgaaaagaagaatataaactTAATTTTCACAACCGTATTTACCAAAAAgatcaaatataaaattcataagGTCTATGCAAcattatcttatttggaaatatggggaaattatTACTTACAAGTATTTGTTtactatgaaattttaaatacacatttatgcctagaaaaataaaaaaaaaaaaaaagaaattaagatatatttataCAGTGAAGATATGTTATGACTGTCCTATATGCACTCATAATTCATTAACAATTTATatccatttataatattttcataataaaattcaattttaattatctttgtaATCAAAAATTGGGAAGATAGGAATTAGGGCAGAGTATACATCCTAACTTTTTTAGGGTCTGATTGTTTAAAATCCTAAATATTTGCCTCTTTCTTATAAATCttgctaaacaaaaaaaaattgggagtTTTGATCAGTGAAGATTTTTATCATACTTACACATTTCTAACCATTGTCAACAGAAAATTTATCAGAAAGCTTTTTATGTTGCATTGATAggaacaattaaaaataagaattaaaatacttGCATTGCAAGGAAATTTAAACAATGATTTACTAACAATCTGTTATCAATTAGACCCATGATGAACTCATAGGTGCTTTCAAGAGTATATTTTACAGCAAGAAACATACTTCTGACAGCtcttactcatttaaaaattcttatgaaCTATCCAGGCTAGACATAGGGGCTACTTGGAGACAGAATATTTGGTTAAATATGTGCTTTTTTAATGACAGTTCGGGTCAGGTCATTACTTGAAACAACAATACACATAAATTGGCAACAGGGCCTTATGTGAGACAGCTGGTCCCTCCTCCTGAGATTAATTGAACATAAAATTACCTTTACCTGAGAGTGAAATATATTATCAGCAAGCCAAATAATTCTCCATcaggttttcatttgtttataaaaacaataataaagcatTTCACTCTAAAAGCCTAATACTGACTATGTTCAATTATAGAGGAGATAATTTAACAACCCATATCATCAGTAATGAAAAATCAAAGTAGCTTTGTGCGTTTCTGCAATGCAAATATTGAGTGTGTTCGTCTGTGTATTtccaacagtgtataaaagttACATTCAAGAGAGTATCCGCGGTTTGAAAACTGCTTGGATTAGCTGAAATCTCCAAAAGACAAAGGAATACCCACAAGTCAACTGAAGTATTGGCCCTAAATGATCCCACTATTCCTGATTCTTTTGATCAAAAAGCAaccttttataatgaaaattcatGAGGAGCCTCCCctctaaaaatattgttttcatttgcattccttTCACTGTGAGTAAagttcaacatcttttcataagCTTaaggtcatttgttttttctaacttgattttttcaacttttattttatgttcaaggGTACAAGTTCAGATTTATTGTatgggtaaacttgtgtcatgggggtttgtggtacagattatttcctcgttcaggtattaagcctagtacccattagctatttctcctgatcctctccctcctccctccctccaccttccGAAAGGCCCCGGTATgcgttgttcccctctatgtgtccacgtgttctcatcattcagctcccacttataagtgagaacatgagatatttgattttctatccCTCTGTTAGTTTGTTAAAAGGTTTTTTGCTGGtaatttatttgtgctttttgcctattcttaaaaatatgtctctttcctccttgttttttcaaataagttTCTATATATGGAGAATATTAGCCACTTATCCATTACAAACCCTCCAAATATTTCCACATTATTTGTCACTGGATTTTTACTTATGACATTTTATGCAATGTAGAGTTATTAAAAATCTACTCACATTTATCAGTCTTCTCTTATTGATATGGATTCTGTGTCATAAAAAGCCATTTTCCTCCATCCAGGtcatagaaaaaaatttccaGCTTTCCTGCTAGTTCTTTtgtagttcatttttaaaaaaaactttaaaactttagaTATATGTTACATTGGGGATTCTTTTTTGAGTATAGTGTGATGGGTGGATCTAAATTTACCTTTTCTTAAATGGCTGCACACATTTGtcaaatgccattttttaaaaagtccactATTGTCCAAATGATATGAGGTCTAACTTCATCCTATACTACATTTCTATATATCCTTGGctgtatttctttactttctattctattccattacgTTCTTTATTCTTATGCCAGTTtgataatcttttctttttttttttttcttttttctgtttttttttagacagagtctccctctgtcacccaggctggagtgcagtggggctatctgcaacctccacctcctgggttcaagcgattctcctgcctcagccctgagaGTAGCTCacgccacgacacctggctaatttttgtgtttttagtagggacgggatttcactgtgttgcccaagctggtctcaaactcctgacctaaagcaatccaccagcctcatcctcccaaagtgctcagattacaggagtgagccaccacgctggacTATAGTCTTCTTGATAGTGAATTTGTTGCATATTTTAACATCCGGTGTGATGAGGCTGCCCTCATGAGTCTTCATCTTGTTAACCATCCTCACGTAATAAAATATGATGTAGTTAGTCCTTGATGAAGCATTACCCAGACACTCTGCAACTTCAAAGCTTGGTAGACCTGGAGGTATGTGGTGGTTTGGAGTGTCAGCGGGCAACTCCAAACCACCAAGCCTTTCTAAATGTGGAATGGGATGAGGGAGAGAGAGCGTGAGAGAAAGGGAATGAGAGACCAAGAAagagggagacacacacacacacacacacacacaaagagagagagagaaaggatatgATTACTTCCATGGAAAAATTTTATAAGTGCCAATCAaatatcacccaaagtccatttGCAGATACACAGTAAATGGAATGTTTTAAGTGTCTCATTTTTCAAACTCTCGCTTGTGAAATGTTACTTTGGAAATACCTCGCTTTTCTTTCTATGACTTCAGCAGCTGTGATATTTCTTCTGCAATAAGTATTCAAGGAAGAAGTAAGATTGCCTGTTGCCTAGTTTTACTTTGTAGTGAAAACTGTGAGAGAGATTTTGAGTGTTTCATAATTTAGATTTCCTTTTCAAATGTCAGACATGCTTCATGTTCGGAGAAGCCATCATTCAAAGAATAGACATGCAAAGGTCAACCAGTGAAACTGTGAGCACCTGACATTCTGGCCCCAAGCAGGTGCTTCCCTGCTCTTAGATGTTGTTCTCAAGGAACTGGGGAACTGGGACTCTACAGTGTTGTTTACCAGAGATTGCTGTAGGTCAGTGACCACATCTGGACTTTGTAGAAATACTGTTGTCTCAGTGTTGCAGAATATAAGGACGAAATGGagcattctacttttttttctttcctgcttggAGTGAGAATTCCTACCAGCTAGAATAGCATGGATtgcctttcctgttttctttttacagtAGCTTTGTTTgcaattgctttaattttttccccaatttCTTGGCATTTTGTAAGCAGGATTTCTAGTTCAAGATCACTTTCTGCAGTTATGATGGTAAAGTGTGGTCTTTTAAATGCATGgtcatggtggtggtgatggtggtggagaaGACAGGATTGAAGTATCTTGTTACTCTTTCCTTCCAGCAGAAtcttaattttcccttttttccttctttctctcgaCATAACTATTTCTCTAATGAGACTATTCTGATTGTTTTTCTCCAGGTAATGTCACTTCTAGGCTGCTAACCTGAGACCTACTCACATTGAAGGCTCTTTCTTTCACCTGGTTTTCTTAGACATCAAGGCTCATGTTCCATCTTTAACACTCAACGTGAGACTTTATGGGATGTTTTGTTCTGTGTTTCTTCTGGGTCCtacactttctttcctttttctcaaggCTGACCATAATGGAGAGATGCAAATTGGAATGGTTATTGTCTTTCACTAGGCATGGGtcatacatgattttattttcgctcatttttacttttattttgtcttttttgaaaagatgcaTGGAGAGATTTTCATTCAGGCATCTACTCTTATTATCCAGAAATGGAAGGTGTCTgcaatttctgtttatttctatcACTATGCAGATTATAAAGTATATTGTATAGtttcatgtttataatttttataatttaaatgtttatataaaatgtgtattttataatttatacacTTTATATCAAATacaatgtttataattttcatagTAACGCTTATAAGTTTATTGTGGATTTTCTATCTGTATTATATGATGAAGAACTTTAGACAGGGTAGAACTAACACACTTTCAAATACCAAATTCTTTGATATCAAAGTTGCAAAACTTTATATCAAAAATtgataacaaataataaatagtaaatttgTCCTTCAAGagtcaataataaaaatctttcattttagtACAAACTGAACCTAGTAGATAATGTTTGGattaataaaattccatttttgaTTCAAAACTgaagtaaaagaatgaatgaattggatTAGCATGAAGTTCTTAGCACACAGTAGTATGATTTAGCTGGGAATGCTGAgcaatatattaagaaataaaatcagaatgatttataatcaccCACTCTTTAGAAAAAGtgtgaaagaaacatttaaaaataagtaaaattaaagtgGCTTCAAAGAAAGAATTAACTCCATAGCGATGACAGTGAAGTAGATCATAAACTGCATAATATGAGAAGTGTAGAATAACTATTTTTCAAGTGTAATACTCTAATAATATTTGTGTTCCAATATTTTGACAACTGCCAAAAATGGCAGCTGCCTATAAAACTAGAATAAGTGTTGTCATAATACATtgctgaaattttatatttattttttcacaaattggaaataagtttttgtgttttctgaacaGACTGCCAAATGTTCACCAGTCTTATAATTCACCATCCGTTACATGAAATAAGAAAAGCACGGCTATGCTGCAGAGTGTATTTGTCTTTACAACAGCCACTTTAACCAATCTAGTTCTCTGCCTTTATGCCCCTGGTTTGGCACATGAATAAATACACAGATGAGTGGTCCTGCCACTTCCTAAGCTTCATGATGCTTTCTACTctcatcttctttcttctcttaaacAGGATTCAGGTATATCTGAATTCTGAGGCATATTCATAGTCTATACCTtagacact
It includes:
- the LOC101005611 gene encoding LOW QUALITY PROTEIN: group XIIA secretory phospholipase A2 (The sequence of the model RefSeq protein was modified relative to this genomic sequence to represent the inferred CDS: deleted 1 base in 1 codon) produces the protein MELAAASPGPAPLPSASRGLCGDAPPAAARGPVEPRAARMALLPRPALTLLFLLMAAVVRCQEEAQTTDWRATLKTIRNGVHKIDTYLNAALDLLGGEDGLCQYKCSDGSKPFPRYGYKPSPPNGCGSPLFGVHLNIGIPSLTKCCNQHDRCYETCGKSKNDCDEEFQYCLSKICRDVQKTLGLTQHVQACETTVELLFDSVIHLGCKPYLDSQRAACRCHYEEKTDL